The DNA segment ATATCTGTGGGCTTGTCACTGCCAAGAAAAGGCAACAGAGTGCCATAATAAGCGTTTTCATTCTTTCTCCTTTTATGAATACGCAAAATATAATTAAGGACGAATAAACGCTTTTATGCGTTGTATTCTCCTTTATGAATTATGTTTAGCATAATGGCACACCCTTCGCATATATTTAGTGGGGTGCCAATTTTTAGGAATATGTTAAGGAGTTATGCTTGTGGAGGTGCGCGGGTGGAAAAGCTGCGGAGCGGCTCAACAAAATGCTCAACATGATTGCCGATCCGAAGAAAGAAGAAAGTTATCTGAGGATTGAAGATTTGTCTCGCGATCGCTGGACTGGTTGTGGATTGTGCGAACTGGTGGGCAGGGCAGAAAAGATCACTTAAGTTTGAGTCAACCGAGCCAGAGTGGTAATCGAATGGAGAGAAAATGAGTTTGCCCTCCAACGGAATGAAGTCCCTGTGAGCGAGCGGGAAAGTAACGGTTATGAAGGCATACAGAACCAGTATGCTCCGCGCCGCAGCTTTTCGCTTGTCGTACGATACCATGGTTTAAAATCTATCTGTATTCATGTCACAATTCAAGTCGAAAAAGGGAGGGAATTGGTTCCCGGAGAAATTCTTTGATACAAATGAAAGTGTAATTTTAAAGTGAGACCCATTTAACAATGTTCCTCACGTTCGTGTTTGTGTTCTTCTCCCCCTTTGACAAGGGGGAAAAACACAATCGATTCCACAATGATCTTCACTTTACATAAATATCATCGGATTTTGTCTAGTGCCTGTTTCAAATCATCTATTAGATCATCGGAATCTTCGACGCCGACGGAGAGACGTATTAAAGTATCCTCGAGCCCGGATTTGATTCTTACCTCGCGAGGCAGCGATGCGTGCGTCATGGACGCAGGATGCTCTATAAGTGACTCAACCCCGCCAAGACTTTCCGCCAGGGTAAAAATCCTTGTCAGCGTGGTCAACTTTTTCGCAGTATTAATGTTGTCACTCTTCAGTGTGAATGAAACCATTCCGCCGAAATCACGCATCTGCCGTTTCGCGATTTCATGGTTTGGATGGGCTTTGAAGCCCGGGAAGTTTACCTTTTTCACTTTCGGGTGATTCGCGAGAAACTCTGCGATCTTTCTTGCATTCTCGCAATGCCGTTCCATCCTTAAGTGGAGGGTTTTCGTTCCGCGCAATGCCAAGAAGCAATCGAATGGTCCAGGCACGGCTCCGCTTGATTTCTGTATGAAAGATATCTTTTCCGCTATGATGTCGTCGTTTGTAATCGCAGCGCCCAGGATAACGTCGGAATGCCCGCCGATATATTTTGTTGCGCTATGTACCACGATGTCTGCACCTAGTGACAGCGGTTTTTGAAGAAAAGGAGTTGCGAAAGTGT comes from the Candidatus Acidiferrales bacterium genome and includes:
- a CDS encoding cystathionine gamma-synthase, giving the protein MKLRKNSWGFGTTAIHGGQEADTATGAIMTPIYQTSTFVQSEPAVHKGYDYSRAGNPTRTALEKNLAALEDGKFCAAFSSGMGAIDAVVKLLKSGDHVVAGNDLYGGTYRIFVKVFEQFGLKFDFIDMSDSKNVKKALKPNTKMVWIETPTNPLLRIVDIQKVATIAKKVKAFSVVDNTFATPFLQKPLSLGADIVVHSATKYIGGHSDVILGAAITNDDIIAEKISFIQKSSGAVPGPFDCFLALRGTKTLHLRMERHCENARKIAEFLANHPKVKKVNFPGFKAHPNHEIAKRQMRDFGGMVSFTLKSDNINTAKKLTTLTRIFTLAESLGGVESLIEHPASMTHASLPREVRIKSGLEDTLIRLSVGVEDSDDLIDDLKQALDKIR